The Sorex araneus isolate mSorAra2 chromosome X, mSorAra2.pri, whole genome shotgun sequence DNA segment tgcattgccaggtgtgacccaaaaagcaaaataataataataataataataataataataataataataataataaaaaagaaataacgtggggctggagcgatagtacagcgggtagggcgtttgccttgcatgtggccaacccgggttcaaatcccagcatcccatatggtccccagagcacggccagggctCATGCACaggtgagtgcatgagccaggagtaacccctgagcatcgccaggtgtgaccccaaaagcaaaaaaaaaaaaggaaagaaagaaagaatgcaagGCTCTAGAAAGGGAAGCGGCACCCTGGGAAGCCCAGGGCAGTCTACAGcttccccccaacacccccagttCTCTTGATCTCTCCTTGgaggccccctcccacccaaacAGTGACAGACATTTCCTCCTCCAGACGCTAGGGGCCGCTGTTGGCCCCCCTGCCAGGGCCCCGAGAATGAATTCTCAACTCCCTGTGCTTCTCGGTGGCTTGCTCCAGATTCCCAGTCCCAGTTGGAGCTTGGGCTTTGGCAGAGCTTATGTCTTTTGTCTGCATCCTTGGAGCCGACAAGTCTGGGAGAGCAAGCACTGGGGTTCTATGGCAGGTGGCGACCTGCCGCCCAGCAAGGCCTATGCAATGGAATTCCTCAAATGTAGGCCACAAGCTCAGCTAGGAAAAGCAGTCAAACGGGCTCatgtgcagacagacagacagacagagacagacagacagacagacagacacagacacacacacctctctttctctctctctctctctctctctctctctctctctctctctctctctctctctctctctctctctctctctctctctctctctctctcttccctgagTCTGGCCTCAGCGTTTCTCTTTGTTGAAGGGTTTCTGGGTCAGAGAGAATTTGGACTAACCTCTACTATGTACCATGCCTCAGAGGGTTTTCCAACAGCCCAAAGCCATACCCGTTTTTAGGGAGGCAGAACAATGCTCAGAAATCCGCCGAAATCGCACGTCAGTGAGGGCtgcaaacccaggtctgtctgtTTCTGAAGCCTTGGTGTTTGCCTTGGGCCTCCCATCTTGCCGAGTGAGAACCCTGTGAAGGTGGGGACTGAGctatgttctttatatatttgggCGGCATCTAGAATGTAGAAATACCCAATTAATGCAGGTGGGTGGACTTGGTTAATTTCAAGCACTAGCCAGATTTTGGAAGGTTTTCTAATCTTACAGAAGACCTGAAGCCAGGAATAATTTACACATTTACAGATAGATGAGGTCAAATTAGAAAGATCAAATTAGATCTTTAGGATcaaattagaaagaaatatatatatatatgtgtgtgtaacatatatatacatatatatacatatatatatttcccatttTACCCCACTGCCTCCAAATTTGTCAAAATCATTgacaagaggggccagagaaatagtacagcaggtaaaggcatctgccttgtatgaggcctacctgggttcattccccagcaccccaaagggtcctctgaaccctccatgagtaatccctgaatgcagagccaggagtaagccttaggcACACCGGGTGTGGCACgtgcgcgcatgcacacacacacacacacacacacacagacacacacagacacaccatcAACAAGAGATTCAAGTCTGTTCATTATGAATCACCCAACATACACAAATGCTTTGACTTTAAATGCAAGATGTTTATGTATATCAGAGGTTACTAAACCTTTTCTTCCAAGTTGATTTTTACCATTTAATACCTAATCATTTTATATCTCCAGTGCTGCCAGAGGCCAGATATAAAAATCTGAGTTCTTTCATATTCAAATACTTGCTATTATCCTGGTTTCTAATTTTAACCTTTCTGGCAGGGCTGTTGCAGCTCATGGTAACTTAATTTCTACTTTGCTGTCGTCTAATGATGTGGGGAACCTTTTCATCTGCTAGATGGATATTCATGTATTTCCTTTTACCAAGGGCCTTGTTTTTATTGggttatttgtgtttttctttttgtgtcaacACATAATTTTCTTTGGGCTGTGAGGATCAAGCCCAGTGCCTTATAGGCATAAAGTATGTACTTTATCACTAAGCTACATCCTCTGACCATAacatatttgggggggggggtatgtgGATTTCGGGTTAcagctcctgtgctcaggggcttctctaATTCCTTGTGTgctgctcactcctggcagtgctcaaaggaccctgGCTGTGGGAGAGTTAAATCCAGCAAAGCATGCTCTCTCCagcctgttgaactctctctcctcccccaccccccttaacCTACTTTTTGGGGGGCTGCGCCGGGTGCGGTGTTCAGGGCGTATTatcggctctgcattcagggatcactcctggcaggctcagaggaccgtatttGGTGGTGAATATTGGTccggagtcagccatgtgcaaggcaaacaccctacctgctgtacctgtaccatcactctgccCTCCCTCTTAACTTATTTTTGATAGCTCCCccttattatatatgtgtgtgtatatatatatatatatatattactgtatcactgtcatcccgttgttcatcgatttactcgagcgggctccagtaacgtctccattgtcccagccctgatatcatagcagcctctccttattcgtccttcccagccataggaggctctttcagggtcaggggaatgaaacctgttattgttactgtttttggcatatggaatacgccaagaatagcttgccagtctcagcCATGAccccaggggtagcttgccaggctctgccgagaggacGGGATACTTAACAGCCTGCcacgctctccgagaggcatatagtATATagctattgttattgttgttgttgttgttgttgctaaggagctaatccaggacctcacacttGCAAAACGCTCTACCATGGAGCTACATTCCCTGCTTTCTACTCCACTTAGCCTTCCTAGGCtcctgggcaaaaaaaaaaaaaaaaagtgtgtctgCAGTCTGGCCCCAGTGGAATGCACAtctcggggggagggggtgaattCCACCAAGTGatcaaacacacgcacacacacagagtcctctGAAGCCGGGAGCCAGGGGGCACGGGGAGGGCCGGGCGCGTGGGGGCGGCGGTCGCCGGCGGCGCTCGGGAACCCTCAATCAGAGGCTTGTTTACGGGAATGCGGCGGAGGGCCCCGGAGGCGGGCGGCCAGCTCGCGCCCGGCGCGTCCTCCCCGCCGAGTCCCCCGCGACCTCCCGCGTCCCGGCCCCGCGTGACGTCGCCCGGGGACCAGCCCCACATCGCGGGCGCCGCCCCTTCTCCCGGCagcccccgcggccgccccgcccccgagtGACAGCCGCGCCGGCCTCCGGCTGCCGGGGAGTTTCCGCGCCGCTGACGCTCGCCGGGGCGCACGGCGGGGGCGCACGGCGGGGGCGCACGGCGGGGCCGCCGCGTCCTACGCAGCCGCCGCGAGCCGGCCGGCGGGGGCAGCCCAGGGACACCCGGCCGAGGAGGTGCGGGCGGGCGATCCCCGGGCGGGCCCGCAGCGGGGCTCCCGTGGGGACTCCCCGGGCCTGGACACCGAGATAGCCCGTGACACCGGCCTGCGCGGGCCCGATAACGCCGCCCGGCGGAGCCTTAGTCAGCGGCCCCGCGCCGGGCTGCGCTGTCGCCCGGGAGGGGCTCGGGGAGGTGGGCTGGTGGGGGTTGCAGACCCCCCGAGGAGGGGCTCGGGTGCGACGCCTTCTCTCCCACCCGCAGCTCCCCGGAGGCCCGCGGGACGCTGACGAGTTGCTATGGCATCCTACTACGAGATCCTAGACGTGCCCCCAAACGCCTCGCCTGATGACATCAAGAAGGCGTAAGTGCCCGGGGCCGAGCACTCACAGCTTCTCCGGCCCCGGGGGGCGGCGGAGGGGGACGCGCAGAAAGGGGGTGGGTGTTGCAGATGACACCTGTCAGGACGCGGATAGGCCATCCCTGGAAGAGGACAGAGCCCTGGCGAGGGCGGcgttcctcccccagcccctccccacctgtgGCCGTTCTCGGCGTGCAAAGGTGCCCacatcccccccccctccccgcctccccctacGGCCACACGTCCACCCCCGCGCCACCGCAGCCTTCCGCGTCCAGCCCCCCTCACGGTACCATATGCTAAGACGAGTCTGAGGGGGCTGTGGAGGGCCTCCTTTCAAACGGGCACCCCGGCTGGTGCCTGTGGGGGTGAATGCCGGCGacgggccgcggggggcggggggctgctgggAGCGTGGGTGGAGCTATGCCCCGGCGGGCCGACCCCTGATCCTCCTCCCCTCTGAACCCGCCTCCTGCAGGTATCGCAAGAAGGCTCTGCAGTGGCACCCCGACAAGAACCCCGATAATAAAGAGTTTGCCGAGAAGAAGTTCAAGGAGGTGGCCGAGGCCTATGAAGTGCTGTCGGACAgtaagggcggggcggggggggggggcgggccagAGCAGGGGTCTCCCACTTcccactccagccctttcctcccaacgctgcaggggagggggggtcaaGGGGCAGGCGGAGGACACCTGTTGGAATTTAATTAGCACTTACATTCCAACCCGGTACTTAATTTCCCCCTTTTATGGGTCCAGTTGAAAGGAGCACTACTCCGCAAAGCACCCTCTTCATCCGCACCCAGCTGCAGCTCGTGTCAGCACCCCGATGAGGGTGGTGGGGACTTGGGTCCTCATGGCAAGGCTCCCCAGCAGGGCAGCAGTGAGTCCACGCCGCCATTCTGTGAGGTGGGGGTGTATCATCACCCCATTTCACAGGCGAGGACACTGAGGCCAAGAGAGGCGCAATAACCTGGTCGAGGTCACGCAGAGCCGGAATAGGAGTCCCGGTCTGCTTCTCTTTCGTTCCCCAAGCGAGGTTCCTCAGCTGGCTTTAGTGTCAAGCCCTTGTCGGGAACTGAGGGGCAGTGACAGCCGGGCCGTCCCTGGCCTCAGCCCCACGGGCGCGCTGATTCTGCTGAGGGAAGGCCGGCAGTAACTAAGTACATGCGCCTTCAAGATGGCACACATCTGGAGGGGCCCGGGAGAGAGTACCGGGGTTCAGGCACAAGCCTCGCCACCACCTGATCTCTGAGCATCCTGGGGTGTGACCCTGGCAGCCCCCAACCTTGGGTCCTCGAATTCAACCTTTTGTTAGATTGGGCCCTGAGCATCGAGTGGAAGGCCCCCCaatgcacccccccaaaaaaaaaaaaccacttcctGAGAGTGTTGCAGAAGGAAGAGGCAGTGATGTGGAAGGGAATAGCGGGTAGCATTAGACTAGGCCCGGGTGCGTTAGCAACATCGCGGTAGTTATGGACCAGTGTGGGCAGTGACTGTCCCCCCCGATGGGCACTCTCTCTCCTTGTCCCCACCCTTGGAGGTTGGTGTTTCGTTGCACCCATTTTATGGATGAGCCTCTGTGAAGGGTTCAGCTGCTCTACCCAGGATAGCCTTGGTCCCCCTGCGCAGGCCCCggcccatcccctctccccccccccccctgccgcCAGCGTCCATCTGTGGGCAGTCATGAGGGCCCCACCCTGGCACACGGAGGTGACCTGTCTCTCTTTGCAGAACATAAGCGGGAGATCTACGACCGCTATGGCCGGGAAGGGCTGACTGGGGCAGGTAGGTGGAGCCGAGGGGCCCTGATGAGTggaagtgggtcagggaggaggggTGCTTGCGGAGAATGTGCTCCCAagctcccagccctgcactggggagggcgggggggggggggtgggtggtgtCACACCGTGAGCCACACCTGTGTGCACTCCACTCCCCGATCTCCTTCAGGATCTGGCCCGTCCCGCGCAGGCACAGACACTGGCCAGGGCGGGGCCCCTGCTTTCGTCTTCAGCTTCCGCAGCCCCGAGGAAGTCTTCCGGGAGTTCTTTGGGACTGGAGACCCCTTCTCCGAACTCTTTGGTGAGTGGGTTCATGCGGCCTCTGGCTAGCTGCCCCCGTTTGCGGCAAGGGAGACCCCAGGGCCGAGGGCAGAGAAAGAAGCCGTGTCCCGTGGACAGGATGTGTGGTGGGGGCAGACCCGGGTTAGACTCGGTgtgacccggggctggagcgatagcacagcgggtagggcgtttgccttgcacgcggccgacccgagttcgattcccagcatcccatagggtcccctgagcaccgccaggagttaattcctgagtgcagagccaggagtaacccctgtcatcgcctggtgtgacccaaaaagccaaaaaaaaaaaaaaaagaattggtgtGTGTGATCCTCGAGGGACATGCCACAGTCATGCCTGCTTAAGTGACCGCAACAAAGGGGCATTGTTAGGCAACGCCAGGGCCGCTGCGGAGCACTGTCACGTGGCGAGGGGCACGGCCAAGCACCGCAGCTGCCGACCGCAGCTGCCGTGTGGGGAAGTGATGAGCCGGGCCACCCTCTTCCCTCCCCGCAGCTGCTGATGAGTTCTGCAGGGTGGGCTGCACTCATCTGGGCCCCGAGTTACAGACGAgtaaactgaggcacaaagaACTTGCGTATAGTCACTGAGCAACTCACAGGGCCGGAGACCTGCACCCTgagtccctcccccccccagccctcccccacccgtgttcccttcctccctccttatCTTACACCTTAGTGTGGATGTATCACATGACAAAGGGACTCAGTTTGCCCATCAGCCCCAGCAAAACAAGTCATAATAAAGCAGCAGAAGCTGGTGCTGCGCAGCTCTGGTTTCCAGCTGTCAAGCCGGGTCCCCCCTCTTGGGGAGGGCCCGCTCCTCCTGATGGTGGCTGCTGGCTGATGTGCTTGCTTGTTGCAGATGACCTGGGCCCCTTCTCGGAGCTGCAGGGCCGCCTGTCCCCTCGCTCCGGCCCTTTCttcaccttctcctccttcccggGCCACTCCTCCAGTAAGTGCTGGCTCTTCCCATCCGGGCGAGTTCTGAGCCCCGGCACCAGCTCCCCTGCTCCAGGGCGGCTGTGTGGACAGCCCTGCCCGTCTTAACCTGCGTCTCATCCTGTCTCGTGGCCagatttctcctcctcctccttctccttcagtCCCGGTGCTGGGGCTTTTCGCTCTGTTTCTACATCCACCACCTTTGTCCAAGGACGCCGCATCACCACACGCAGGTGAGGcctccttctggaaccttccatgggctgggggcggggcgggggggcctgcAGGGCTCTGAGAGAACCTCGCTGACTCCCGCAGAATCATGGAGAACGGGCAGGAGCGCGTGGAAGTGGAGGAGGACGGGCAGCTGAAGTCAGTCTCCATCAATGGTGAGGCGCGGCTCTGCACCCCACTTTCCCGCGGGAAAAGTGGGAGCCTCCCCAAAGTgcgtggggcagggggcagggagggaaggggggctgACGGCTTGGAGCGGAGCTGGCAGGCGGGTCtgggagggctgtgggggggtggggggatggggctcCAGGAGGCCCAGAGGGGTCCAGGTGTTGGCGTGCCTGTCGTGGGCGCACACCTGCGGCTGCCAGCAGGGGAGGCGGCTGGCACCCTCATTTGCATTTGGCGAGACTGAAACTCAAGTGAGCCCAGATGTGCTCCTTCCACTCGAGTGAGGACTGCAACTCCCTCCGCCTCACCCTTCCCGCACGCAGCCGCCCGTGCGTGTGTGCTTGCGTGCGTGCGTCCCCGCGCACGTTGGGGCgccctcacacccccacccccgagacaGCAAGGTGCCCAGGCGCACACGCGGGCCCGAGGGCTCACACCGCCCTGCCTCCCGCAGGTATCCCCGACGACCTGGCACTGGCCTTGGAGCTGAGCCGGCGTGAGCTGCAGCCGTCCATCGGGCCGTCCGTCGGGCCGTCTGTCGGCCCCCGGCCCGGGGGCTCGCAGGCGCAGCAGCCGCAGCAGCAGACGCCGACCCCCGCCTCACTCCGTAATGACATTGACCTTTTTGAGGACGAGGACCTGCAGCTGGCCATGGCCTACAGCCTGTCCGAGATGGAGGCCTCTGGGCAGAAACCGGCAGGTGGGCGGGGGGTGCAGCCACGCCGCCGGCCGGGGCGACCCGCGGCCCAGGGCCACGATGCGGGCGTGGGGGGCAACCGCGAGGGCGCTCGGGGCGAGGCAGCCAGACGCGGCCCATCCCCAGAGGAGAACGCCTCTCGTTGCCTTATCCTCTGATCACCCCACCCATCAACCCCCACCGATTTGGGGGTCCCCCCCCGCTCACCCTCgggagagcagggag contains these protein-coding regions:
- the DNAJB2 gene encoding dnaJ homolog subfamily B member 2 isoform X1 gives rise to the protein MASYYEILDVPPNASPDDIKKAYRKKALQWHPDKNPDNKEFAEKKFKEVAEAYEVLSDKHKREIYDRYGREGLTGAGSGPSRAGTDTGQGGAPAFVFSFRSPEEVFREFFGTGDPFSELFDDLGPFSELQGRLSPRSGPFFTFSSFPGHSSNFSSSSFSFSPGAGAFRSVSTSTTFVQGRRITTRRIMENGQERVEVEEDGQLKSVSINGIPDDLALALELSRRELQPSIGPSVGPSVGPRPGGSQAQQPQQQTPTPASLRNDIDLFEDEDLQLAMAYSLSEMEASGQKPAGGRGVQPRRRPGRPAAQGHDAGVGGNREGARGEAARRGPSPEENASRCLIL
- the DNAJB2 gene encoding dnaJ homolog subfamily B member 2 isoform X3, which translates into the protein MASYYEILDVPPNASPDDIKKAYRKKALQWHPDKNPDNKEFAEKKFKEVAEAYEVLSDKHKREIYDRYGREGLTGAGSGPSRAGTDTGQGGAPAFVFSFRSPEEVFREFFGTGDPFSELFDDLGPFSELQGRLSPRSGPFFTFSSFPGHSSNFSSSSFSFSPGAGAFRSVSTSTTFVQGRRITTRRIMENGQERVEVEEDGQLKSVSINGIPDDLALALELSRRELQPSIGPSVGPSVGPRPGGSQAQQPQQQTPTPASLRNDIDLFEDEDLQLAMAYSLSEMEASGQKPADVF
- the DNAJB2 gene encoding dnaJ homolog subfamily B member 2 isoform X2, encoding MASYYEILDVPPNASPDDIKKAYRKKALQWHPDKNPDNKEFAEKKFKEVAEAYEVLSDKHKREIYDRYGREGLTGAGSGPSRAGTDTGQGGAPAFVFSFRSPEEVFREFFGTGDPFSELFDDLGPFSELQGRLSPRSGPFFTFSSFPGHSSNFSSSSFSFSPGAGAFRSVSTSTTFVQGRRITTRRIMENGQERVEVEEDGQLKSVSINGIPDDLALALELSRRELQPSIGPSVGPSVGPRPGGSQAQQPQQQTPTPASLRNDIDLFEDEDLQLAMAYSLSEMEASGQKPAADPKPQD